A genome region from Anopheles stephensi strain Indian chromosome 2, UCI_ANSTEP_V1.0, whole genome shotgun sequence includes the following:
- the LOC118506824 gene encoding myosin-J heavy chain isoform X3 has product MDLTTLSFIVIVLFFSLLSMLFISRFLPKGKSFEEMLKEKREMREKILGLTSPTPPTKSSKESANKRTKKSHSGGNANQNQKNRGAKQQQQQHQRVEVVEPESDGHSSESPLEEEINPLTYGSKKRTGQATNLTVEYAETEAFPLSDNAGGNKKKDNKQQQGGKKNKQKAAGGILVNKSEPVLVKPVETVPEMNHFAEIHPKDALEIARQQKHEDDTKAGKNQTPKEQRQQNKGKKDHQSKQSPKTNAPAHVAEQQHNQHHQQQHHAAPQVAAEPKKQPHADNKPNAAVSAQKDKSSKRKKNELITQELAVEMADAANVHSLVNILNKADLPRNDIQILIDFLLNKQQDTLAKDPSEWNDPSDPLQKLKKQLQEKEAALLEEQKAAAGLHAKLKELRQELNGEKVQAGAVLKGYVEELNNKKQEIHHLTQELGSVKDKLANDKQAMSIQFQQLQAKYIQLSKEHASMQDHGATIAQLNNDLQLLQQELMAKSQLLNEKLQSEEEMMKKKTEYEILLHNNDELMRQRVQELTAYENDLRQLRLELSQKDELSQTCQQQSYEIEQLKAELQAKQKQAVAAASAAAAAAHATSQADESNRVEMRNLQNALDSTKSKLEVYRNELVECKSLMTDYKQQTNELKAKEEQLQKQLEEQRQKNDEQQQKLINSSAEKVDIGKVVLEEQNRTKDLLVQLLQPIGVVSALPVDATDFQSWLEATVGCIKEQYEKRTAHPTTNSTANSSSSTNSSHPEQSSGTANSSSSSSSNSDSSRLNSSSNIIANNNLNTSNSVNSSLHANSNDGGAVVITNKNGASGGDSGSDDDQQSIALRYEQLQQTVDQYKSIIADTENMLKNLEAKVTEQDNHWRTVVQAKDKELNLLKSAGAVGQ; this is encoded by the exons ATGGATCTGACTACATTGTCGTTCATCGTAATTGTGCTATTCTTTTCCCTGCTGTCGATGCTGTTTATCAGCCGCTTCCTTCCCAAGGGCAAATCCTTCGAAGAGATGCTGAAGGAGAAGCGTGAAATGCGCGAAAAGATCCTTGGTCTAACGTCCCCGACACCGCCGACCAAGTCCAGCAAAGAGTCGGCAAACAAGCGGACGAAGAAGTCGCATTCCGGTGGCAACGCGAACCAGAACCAGAAGAATCGCGGtgcaaagcagcagcagcagcagcaccagcgagTCGAGGTGGTGGAACCGGAAAGTGATGGCCATTCGTCCGAGAGTCCGCTCGAAGAGGAAATCAATCCGCTGACGTACGGTTCGAAAAAGCGTACCGGACAGGCCACCAATCTGACCGTGGAGTACGCCGAAACTGAAGCATTTCCGTTGAGCGATAACGCTGGGGGAAATAAG AAAAAGGataacaagcagcagcagggtggTAAGAAAAACAAGCAGAAAGCAGCTGGAGGCATTCTGGTGAACAAATCAGAACCAGTTCTCGTGAAGCCAGTAGAAACCGTACCGGAGATGAACCATTTCGCCGAAATTCACCCGAAAGACGCACTGGAAATCGCACGCCAACAG AAACACGAGGACGATACGAAGGCTGGCAAGAATCAGACACCGAAAGAGCAACGTCAGCAAAATAAAGGCAAAAAGGATCATCAGTCCAAGCAGTCTCCCAAGACTAATGCTCCCGCTCACGTGGCTGAGCAGCAACATaaccagcatcatcagcaacaacaccatGCCGCTCCACAAGTTGCTGCGGAACCGAAGAAGCAGCCACACGCTGATAACAAACCGAACGCTGCCGTTTCGGCCCAGAAGGACAAATCGagcaagaggaagaaaaacgaacTAATCACACAGGAGCTGGCGGTCGAAATGGCGGATGCGGCCAACGTCCACTCGCTGGTCAACATCCTGAACAAGGCGGACCTGCCGCGCAACGATATCCAAATTCTGATCGACTTTCTGCTGAACAAACAGCAGGACACGCTGGCCAAGGATCCGTCCGAGTGGAACGATCCGTCCGATCCGCTGCAGAAGCTGAAGAAGCAGCTGCAGGAAAAGGAAGCGGCACTGCTCGAGGAGCAGAAGGCGGCCGCCGGACTGCACGCCAAGCTGAAGGAACTGCGCCAGGAGCTGAACGGGGAGAAGGTGCAGGCTGGCGCTGTGCTGAAGGGCTACGTCGAGGAGCTAAACAACAAGAAGCAGGAGATCCACCATCTGACGCAGGAGCTGGGCTCGGTCAAGGACAAGCTGGcaaacgacaagcaggcaATGTCCATACAGTTCCAGCAGCTGCAGGCAAAGTACATCCAGCTGTCCAAAGAGCACGCCTCGATGCAGGATCATGGCGCAACGATTGCGCAGCTGAACAATGacctgcagctgctgcagcaggagCTGATGGCCAAGAGCCAGCTGTTGAACGAAAAGCTACAGTCCGAGGAG GAaatgatgaagaaaaagaCTGAGTACGAAATTTTGTTACACAACAATGATGAGCTCATGAGACAGCGTGTACAGG AACTAACTGCCTACGAGAACGATCTGCGTCAGCTGCGGCTGGAGCTGAGCCAGAAGGATGAGCTGAGCCAGACCTGCCAACAGCAGAGCTACGAAATCGAGCAGCTAAAGGCGGAACTGCAGGCGAAACAGAAGCAGGCAGTGGCGGCAGCTTCGGctgcggccgccgccgcccaCGCCACCAGCCAGGCGGACGAAAGTAATCGCGTGGAAATGCGCAACCTCCAGAATGCCTTAGACTCTACGAAATCGAAGCTCGAGGTGTACCGGAACGAGCTGGTCGAGTGCAAGAGCCTGATGACCGACTACAAACAGCAGACGAACGAGCTGAAGGCGAAGGAGGAACAGTTGCAGAAGCAGCTCGAGGAGCAACGGCAAAAGAATGAT gagcagcagcaaaagctgaTCAACAGCAGCGCAGAGAAGGTGGACATCGGCAAGGTGGTGCTGGAGGAGCAGAACCGTACGAAGGACCTGCTcgtgcagctgctgcagccgATCGGTGTGGTGTCGGCGCTGCCCGTCGATGCCACCGACTTCCAGAGCTGGCTCGAGGCGACGGTCGGTTGCATCAAGGAGCAGTACGAGAAGCGAACGGCGCACCCCACCACTAATAGCAccgcaaacagcagcagtagtacgAACAGCAGCCACCCGGAGCAAAGCTCGGGCActgccaacagcagcagcagcagcagcagcaacagtgacAGCAGTAGGCTTAACAGTAGCAGCAATATAATCGCTAATAATAATCTTAATACCAGTAACAGCGTGAACAGTAGTTTACACGCAAATAGCAACGACGGTGGTGCGGTCGTGATTACGAACAAGAACGGTGCGAGCGGCGGCGACAGCGGATCCGACGACGATCAGCAGTCGATCGCACTGCGGTacgagcagctgcagcaaacCGTAGATCAGTATAAGTCTATCATAGCCGATACG GAAAACATGCTGAAAAACCTCGAAGCGAAGGTAACCGAGCAGGACAACCACTGGCGTACGGTGGTGCAAGCGAAGGATAAGGAGCTCAACCTGCTCAAGTCTGCCGGTGCTGTTGGACAGTaa
- the LOC118506824 gene encoding ribosome-binding protein 1 isoform X1, with protein MDLTTLSFIVIVLFFSLLSMLFISRFLPKGKSFEEMLKEKREMREKILGLTSPTPPTKSSKESANKRTKKSHSGGNANQNQKNRGAKQQQQQHQRVEVVEPESDGHSSESPLEEEINPLTYGSKKRTGQATNLTVEYAETEAFPLSDNAGGNKKKDNKQQQGGKKNKQKAAGGILVNKSEPVLVKPVETVPEMNHFAEIHPKDALEIARQQKHEDDTKAGKNQTPKEQRQQNKGKKDHQSKQSPKTNAPAHVAEQQHNQHHQQQHHAAPQVAAEPKKQPHADNKPNAAVSAQKDKSSKRKKNELITQELAVEMADAANVHSLVNILNKADLPRNDIQILIDFLLNKQQDTLAKDPSEWNDPSDPLQKLKKQLQEKEAALLEEQKAAAGLHAKLKELRQELNGEKVQAGAVLKGYVEELNNKKQEIHHLTQELGSVKDKLANDKQAMSIQFQQLQAKYIQLSKEHASMQDHGATIAQLNNDLQLLQQELMAKSQLLNEKLQSEEEMMKKKTEYEILLHNNDELMRQRVQELTAYENDLRQLRLELSQKDELSQTCQQQSYEIEQLKAELQAKQKQAVAAASAAAAAAHATSQADESNRVEMRNLQNALDSTKSKLEVYRNELVECKSLMTDYKQQTNELKAKEEQLQKQLEEQRQKNDNLRTKNWKLVEALQDAERRRGTQTTPAGGAVGTTNPEKVEQQQKLINSSAEKVDIGKVVLEEQNRTKDLLVQLLQPIGVVSALPVDATDFQSWLEATVGCIKEQYEKRTAHPTTNSTANSSSSTNSSHPEQSSGTANSSSSSSSNSDSSRLNSSSNIIANNNLNTSNSVNSSLHANSNDGGAVVITNKNGASGGDSGSDDDQQSIALRYEQLQQTVDQYKSIIADTENMLKNLEAKVTEQDNHWRTVVQAKDKELNLLKSAGAVGQ; from the exons ATGGATCTGACTACATTGTCGTTCATCGTAATTGTGCTATTCTTTTCCCTGCTGTCGATGCTGTTTATCAGCCGCTTCCTTCCCAAGGGCAAATCCTTCGAAGAGATGCTGAAGGAGAAGCGTGAAATGCGCGAAAAGATCCTTGGTCTAACGTCCCCGACACCGCCGACCAAGTCCAGCAAAGAGTCGGCAAACAAGCGGACGAAGAAGTCGCATTCCGGTGGCAACGCGAACCAGAACCAGAAGAATCGCGGtgcaaagcagcagcagcagcagcaccagcgagTCGAGGTGGTGGAACCGGAAAGTGATGGCCATTCGTCCGAGAGTCCGCTCGAAGAGGAAATCAATCCGCTGACGTACGGTTCGAAAAAGCGTACCGGACAGGCCACCAATCTGACCGTGGAGTACGCCGAAACTGAAGCATTTCCGTTGAGCGATAACGCTGGGGGAAATAAG AAAAAGGataacaagcagcagcagggtggTAAGAAAAACAAGCAGAAAGCAGCTGGAGGCATTCTGGTGAACAAATCAGAACCAGTTCTCGTGAAGCCAGTAGAAACCGTACCGGAGATGAACCATTTCGCCGAAATTCACCCGAAAGACGCACTGGAAATCGCACGCCAACAG AAACACGAGGACGATACGAAGGCTGGCAAGAATCAGACACCGAAAGAGCAACGTCAGCAAAATAAAGGCAAAAAGGATCATCAGTCCAAGCAGTCTCCCAAGACTAATGCTCCCGCTCACGTGGCTGAGCAGCAACATaaccagcatcatcagcaacaacaccatGCCGCTCCACAAGTTGCTGCGGAACCGAAGAAGCAGCCACACGCTGATAACAAACCGAACGCTGCCGTTTCGGCCCAGAAGGACAAATCGagcaagaggaagaaaaacgaacTAATCACACAGGAGCTGGCGGTCGAAATGGCGGATGCGGCCAACGTCCACTCGCTGGTCAACATCCTGAACAAGGCGGACCTGCCGCGCAACGATATCCAAATTCTGATCGACTTTCTGCTGAACAAACAGCAGGACACGCTGGCCAAGGATCCGTCCGAGTGGAACGATCCGTCCGATCCGCTGCAGAAGCTGAAGAAGCAGCTGCAGGAAAAGGAAGCGGCACTGCTCGAGGAGCAGAAGGCGGCCGCCGGACTGCACGCCAAGCTGAAGGAACTGCGCCAGGAGCTGAACGGGGAGAAGGTGCAGGCTGGCGCTGTGCTGAAGGGCTACGTCGAGGAGCTAAACAACAAGAAGCAGGAGATCCACCATCTGACGCAGGAGCTGGGCTCGGTCAAGGACAAGCTGGcaaacgacaagcaggcaATGTCCATACAGTTCCAGCAGCTGCAGGCAAAGTACATCCAGCTGTCCAAAGAGCACGCCTCGATGCAGGATCATGGCGCAACGATTGCGCAGCTGAACAATGacctgcagctgctgcagcaggagCTGATGGCCAAGAGCCAGCTGTTGAACGAAAAGCTACAGTCCGAGGAG GAaatgatgaagaaaaagaCTGAGTACGAAATTTTGTTACACAACAATGATGAGCTCATGAGACAGCGTGTACAGG AACTAACTGCCTACGAGAACGATCTGCGTCAGCTGCGGCTGGAGCTGAGCCAGAAGGATGAGCTGAGCCAGACCTGCCAACAGCAGAGCTACGAAATCGAGCAGCTAAAGGCGGAACTGCAGGCGAAACAGAAGCAGGCAGTGGCGGCAGCTTCGGctgcggccgccgccgcccaCGCCACCAGCCAGGCGGACGAAAGTAATCGCGTGGAAATGCGCAACCTCCAGAATGCCTTAGACTCTACGAAATCGAAGCTCGAGGTGTACCGGAACGAGCTGGTCGAGTGCAAGAGCCTGATGACCGACTACAAACAGCAGACGAACGAGCTGAAGGCGAAGGAGGAACAGTTGCAGAAGCAGCTCGAGGAGCAACGGCAAAAGAATGAT AATTTGCGAACGAAAAACTGGAAGTTGGTGGAGGCACTGCAAGATGCCGAACGCCGACGAGGAACACAGACGACACCGGCCGGCGGAGCGGTGGGGACAACGAATCCCGAGAAAGTT gagcagcagcaaaagctgaTCAACAGCAGCGCAGAGAAGGTGGACATCGGCAAGGTGGTGCTGGAGGAGCAGAACCGTACGAAGGACCTGCTcgtgcagctgctgcagccgATCGGTGTGGTGTCGGCGCTGCCCGTCGATGCCACCGACTTCCAGAGCTGGCTCGAGGCGACGGTCGGTTGCATCAAGGAGCAGTACGAGAAGCGAACGGCGCACCCCACCACTAATAGCAccgcaaacagcagcagtagtacgAACAGCAGCCACCCGGAGCAAAGCTCGGGCActgccaacagcagcagcagcagcagcagcaacagtgacAGCAGTAGGCTTAACAGTAGCAGCAATATAATCGCTAATAATAATCTTAATACCAGTAACAGCGTGAACAGTAGTTTACACGCAAATAGCAACGACGGTGGTGCGGTCGTGATTACGAACAAGAACGGTGCGAGCGGCGGCGACAGCGGATCCGACGACGATCAGCAGTCGATCGCACTGCGGTacgagcagctgcagcaaacCGTAGATCAGTATAAGTCTATCATAGCCGATACG GAAAACATGCTGAAAAACCTCGAAGCGAAGGTAACCGAGCAGGACAACCACTGGCGTACGGTGGTGCAAGCGAAGGATAAGGAGCTCAACCTGCTCAAGTCTGCCGGTGCTGTTGGACAGTaa
- the LOC118506824 gene encoding ribosome-binding protein 1 isoform X2, with translation MDLTTLSFIVIVLFFSLLSMLFISRFLPKGKSFEEMLKEKREMREKILGLTSPTPPTKSSKESANKRTKKSHSGGNANQNQKNRGAKQQQQQHQRVEVVEPESDGHSSESPLEEEINPLTYGSKKRTGQATNLTVEYAETEAFPLSDNAGGNKKKDNKQQQGGKKNKQKAAGGILVNKSEPVLVKPVETVPEMNHFAEIHPKDALEIARQQKHEDDTKAGKNQTPKEQRQQNKGKKDHQSKQSPKTNAPAHVAEQQHNQHHQQQHHAAPQVAAEPKKQPHADNKPNAAVSAQKDKSSKRKKNELITQELAVEMADAANVHSLVNILNKADLPRNDIQILIDFLLNKQQDTLAKDPSEWNDPSDPLQKLKKQLQEKEAALLEEQKAAAGLHAKLKELRQELNGEKVQAGAVLKGYVEELNNKKQEIHHLTQELGSVKDKLANDKQAMSIQFQQLQAKYIQLSKEHASMQDHGATIAQLNNDLQLLQQELMAKSQLLNEKLQSEEEMMKKKTEYEILLHNNDELMRQRVQELTAYENDLRQLRLELSQKDELSQTCQQQSYEIEQLKAELQAKQKQAVAAASAAAAAAHATSQADESNRVEMRNLQNALDSTKSKLEVYRNELVECKSLMTDYKQQTNELKAKEEQLQKQLEEQRQKNDNLRTKNWKLVEALQDAERRRGTQTTPAGGAVGTTNPEKVQQKLINSSAEKVDIGKVVLEEQNRTKDLLVQLLQPIGVVSALPVDATDFQSWLEATVGCIKEQYEKRTAHPTTNSTANSSSSTNSSHPEQSSGTANSSSSSSSNSDSSRLNSSSNIIANNNLNTSNSVNSSLHANSNDGGAVVITNKNGASGGDSGSDDDQQSIALRYEQLQQTVDQYKSIIADTENMLKNLEAKVTEQDNHWRTVVQAKDKELNLLKSAGAVGQ, from the exons ATGGATCTGACTACATTGTCGTTCATCGTAATTGTGCTATTCTTTTCCCTGCTGTCGATGCTGTTTATCAGCCGCTTCCTTCCCAAGGGCAAATCCTTCGAAGAGATGCTGAAGGAGAAGCGTGAAATGCGCGAAAAGATCCTTGGTCTAACGTCCCCGACACCGCCGACCAAGTCCAGCAAAGAGTCGGCAAACAAGCGGACGAAGAAGTCGCATTCCGGTGGCAACGCGAACCAGAACCAGAAGAATCGCGGtgcaaagcagcagcagcagcagcaccagcgagTCGAGGTGGTGGAACCGGAAAGTGATGGCCATTCGTCCGAGAGTCCGCTCGAAGAGGAAATCAATCCGCTGACGTACGGTTCGAAAAAGCGTACCGGACAGGCCACCAATCTGACCGTGGAGTACGCCGAAACTGAAGCATTTCCGTTGAGCGATAACGCTGGGGGAAATAAG AAAAAGGataacaagcagcagcagggtggTAAGAAAAACAAGCAGAAAGCAGCTGGAGGCATTCTGGTGAACAAATCAGAACCAGTTCTCGTGAAGCCAGTAGAAACCGTACCGGAGATGAACCATTTCGCCGAAATTCACCCGAAAGACGCACTGGAAATCGCACGCCAACAG AAACACGAGGACGATACGAAGGCTGGCAAGAATCAGACACCGAAAGAGCAACGTCAGCAAAATAAAGGCAAAAAGGATCATCAGTCCAAGCAGTCTCCCAAGACTAATGCTCCCGCTCACGTGGCTGAGCAGCAACATaaccagcatcatcagcaacaacaccatGCCGCTCCACAAGTTGCTGCGGAACCGAAGAAGCAGCCACACGCTGATAACAAACCGAACGCTGCCGTTTCGGCCCAGAAGGACAAATCGagcaagaggaagaaaaacgaacTAATCACACAGGAGCTGGCGGTCGAAATGGCGGATGCGGCCAACGTCCACTCGCTGGTCAACATCCTGAACAAGGCGGACCTGCCGCGCAACGATATCCAAATTCTGATCGACTTTCTGCTGAACAAACAGCAGGACACGCTGGCCAAGGATCCGTCCGAGTGGAACGATCCGTCCGATCCGCTGCAGAAGCTGAAGAAGCAGCTGCAGGAAAAGGAAGCGGCACTGCTCGAGGAGCAGAAGGCGGCCGCCGGACTGCACGCCAAGCTGAAGGAACTGCGCCAGGAGCTGAACGGGGAGAAGGTGCAGGCTGGCGCTGTGCTGAAGGGCTACGTCGAGGAGCTAAACAACAAGAAGCAGGAGATCCACCATCTGACGCAGGAGCTGGGCTCGGTCAAGGACAAGCTGGcaaacgacaagcaggcaATGTCCATACAGTTCCAGCAGCTGCAGGCAAAGTACATCCAGCTGTCCAAAGAGCACGCCTCGATGCAGGATCATGGCGCAACGATTGCGCAGCTGAACAATGacctgcagctgctgcagcaggagCTGATGGCCAAGAGCCAGCTGTTGAACGAAAAGCTACAGTCCGAGGAG GAaatgatgaagaaaaagaCTGAGTACGAAATTTTGTTACACAACAATGATGAGCTCATGAGACAGCGTGTACAGG AACTAACTGCCTACGAGAACGATCTGCGTCAGCTGCGGCTGGAGCTGAGCCAGAAGGATGAGCTGAGCCAGACCTGCCAACAGCAGAGCTACGAAATCGAGCAGCTAAAGGCGGAACTGCAGGCGAAACAGAAGCAGGCAGTGGCGGCAGCTTCGGctgcggccgccgccgcccaCGCCACCAGCCAGGCGGACGAAAGTAATCGCGTGGAAATGCGCAACCTCCAGAATGCCTTAGACTCTACGAAATCGAAGCTCGAGGTGTACCGGAACGAGCTGGTCGAGTGCAAGAGCCTGATGACCGACTACAAACAGCAGACGAACGAGCTGAAGGCGAAGGAGGAACAGTTGCAGAAGCAGCTCGAGGAGCAACGGCAAAAGAATGAT AATTTGCGAACGAAAAACTGGAAGTTGGTGGAGGCACTGCAAGATGCCGAACGCCGACGAGGAACACAGACGACACCGGCCGGCGGAGCGGTGGGGACAACGAATCCCGAGAAAGTT cagcaaaagctgaTCAACAGCAGCGCAGAGAAGGTGGACATCGGCAAGGTGGTGCTGGAGGAGCAGAACCGTACGAAGGACCTGCTcgtgcagctgctgcagccgATCGGTGTGGTGTCGGCGCTGCCCGTCGATGCCACCGACTTCCAGAGCTGGCTCGAGGCGACGGTCGGTTGCATCAAGGAGCAGTACGAGAAGCGAACGGCGCACCCCACCACTAATAGCAccgcaaacagcagcagtagtacgAACAGCAGCCACCCGGAGCAAAGCTCGGGCActgccaacagcagcagcagcagcagcagcaacagtgacAGCAGTAGGCTTAACAGTAGCAGCAATATAATCGCTAATAATAATCTTAATACCAGTAACAGCGTGAACAGTAGTTTACACGCAAATAGCAACGACGGTGGTGCGGTCGTGATTACGAACAAGAACGGTGCGAGCGGCGGCGACAGCGGATCCGACGACGATCAGCAGTCGATCGCACTGCGGTacgagcagctgcagcaaacCGTAGATCAGTATAAGTCTATCATAGCCGATACG GAAAACATGCTGAAAAACCTCGAAGCGAAGGTAACCGAGCAGGACAACCACTGGCGTACGGTGGTGCAAGCGAAGGATAAGGAGCTCAACCTGCTCAAGTCTGCCGGTGCTGTTGGACAGTaa
- the LOC118506824 gene encoding putative mediator of RNA polymerase II transcription subunit 26 isoform X4, producing the protein MDLTTLSFIVIVLFFSLLSMLFISRFLPKGKSFEEMLKEKREMREKILGLTSPTPPTKSSKESANKRTKKSHSGGNANQNQKNRGAKQQQQQHQRVEVVEPESDGHSSESPLEEEINPLTYGSKKRTGQATNLTVEYAETEAFPLSDNAGGNKKKDNKQQQGGKKNKQKAAGGILVNKSEPVLVKPVETVPEMNHFAEIHPKDALEIARQQKHEDDTKAGKNQTPKEQRQQNKGKKDHQSKQSPKTNAPAHVAEQQHNQHHQQQHHAAPQVAAEPKKQPHADNKPNAAVSAQKDKSSKRKKNELITQELAVEMADAANVHSLVNILNKADLPRNDIQILIDFLLNKQQDTLAKDPSEWNDPSDPLQKLKKQLQEKEAALLEEQKAAAGLHAKLKELRQELNGEKVQAGAVLKGYVEELNNKKQEIHHLTQELGSVKDKLANDKQAMSIQFQQLQAKYIQLSKEHASMQDHGATIAQLNNDLQLLQQELMAKSQLLNEKLQSEEEMMKKKTEYEILLHNNDELMRQRVQELTAYENDLRQLRLELSQKDELSQTCQQQSYEIEQLKAELQAKQKQAVAAASAAAAAAHATSQADESNRVEMRNLQNALDSTKSKLEVYRNELVECKSLMTDYKQQTNELKAKEEQLQKQLEEQRQKNDQQKLINSSAEKVDIGKVVLEEQNRTKDLLVQLLQPIGVVSALPVDATDFQSWLEATVGCIKEQYEKRTAHPTTNSTANSSSSTNSSHPEQSSGTANSSSSSSSNSDSSRLNSSSNIIANNNLNTSNSVNSSLHANSNDGGAVVITNKNGASGGDSGSDDDQQSIALRYEQLQQTVDQYKSIIADTENMLKNLEAKVTEQDNHWRTVVQAKDKELNLLKSAGAVGQ; encoded by the exons ATGGATCTGACTACATTGTCGTTCATCGTAATTGTGCTATTCTTTTCCCTGCTGTCGATGCTGTTTATCAGCCGCTTCCTTCCCAAGGGCAAATCCTTCGAAGAGATGCTGAAGGAGAAGCGTGAAATGCGCGAAAAGATCCTTGGTCTAACGTCCCCGACACCGCCGACCAAGTCCAGCAAAGAGTCGGCAAACAAGCGGACGAAGAAGTCGCATTCCGGTGGCAACGCGAACCAGAACCAGAAGAATCGCGGtgcaaagcagcagcagcagcagcaccagcgagTCGAGGTGGTGGAACCGGAAAGTGATGGCCATTCGTCCGAGAGTCCGCTCGAAGAGGAAATCAATCCGCTGACGTACGGTTCGAAAAAGCGTACCGGACAGGCCACCAATCTGACCGTGGAGTACGCCGAAACTGAAGCATTTCCGTTGAGCGATAACGCTGGGGGAAATAAG AAAAAGGataacaagcagcagcagggtggTAAGAAAAACAAGCAGAAAGCAGCTGGAGGCATTCTGGTGAACAAATCAGAACCAGTTCTCGTGAAGCCAGTAGAAACCGTACCGGAGATGAACCATTTCGCCGAAATTCACCCGAAAGACGCACTGGAAATCGCACGCCAACAG AAACACGAGGACGATACGAAGGCTGGCAAGAATCAGACACCGAAAGAGCAACGTCAGCAAAATAAAGGCAAAAAGGATCATCAGTCCAAGCAGTCTCCCAAGACTAATGCTCCCGCTCACGTGGCTGAGCAGCAACATaaccagcatcatcagcaacaacaccatGCCGCTCCACAAGTTGCTGCGGAACCGAAGAAGCAGCCACACGCTGATAACAAACCGAACGCTGCCGTTTCGGCCCAGAAGGACAAATCGagcaagaggaagaaaaacgaacTAATCACACAGGAGCTGGCGGTCGAAATGGCGGATGCGGCCAACGTCCACTCGCTGGTCAACATCCTGAACAAGGCGGACCTGCCGCGCAACGATATCCAAATTCTGATCGACTTTCTGCTGAACAAACAGCAGGACACGCTGGCCAAGGATCCGTCCGAGTGGAACGATCCGTCCGATCCGCTGCAGAAGCTGAAGAAGCAGCTGCAGGAAAAGGAAGCGGCACTGCTCGAGGAGCAGAAGGCGGCCGCCGGACTGCACGCCAAGCTGAAGGAACTGCGCCAGGAGCTGAACGGGGAGAAGGTGCAGGCTGGCGCTGTGCTGAAGGGCTACGTCGAGGAGCTAAACAACAAGAAGCAGGAGATCCACCATCTGACGCAGGAGCTGGGCTCGGTCAAGGACAAGCTGGcaaacgacaagcaggcaATGTCCATACAGTTCCAGCAGCTGCAGGCAAAGTACATCCAGCTGTCCAAAGAGCACGCCTCGATGCAGGATCATGGCGCAACGATTGCGCAGCTGAACAATGacctgcagctgctgcagcaggagCTGATGGCCAAGAGCCAGCTGTTGAACGAAAAGCTACAGTCCGAGGAG GAaatgatgaagaaaaagaCTGAGTACGAAATTTTGTTACACAACAATGATGAGCTCATGAGACAGCGTGTACAGG AACTAACTGCCTACGAGAACGATCTGCGTCAGCTGCGGCTGGAGCTGAGCCAGAAGGATGAGCTGAGCCAGACCTGCCAACAGCAGAGCTACGAAATCGAGCAGCTAAAGGCGGAACTGCAGGCGAAACAGAAGCAGGCAGTGGCGGCAGCTTCGGctgcggccgccgccgcccaCGCCACCAGCCAGGCGGACGAAAGTAATCGCGTGGAAATGCGCAACCTCCAGAATGCCTTAGACTCTACGAAATCGAAGCTCGAGGTGTACCGGAACGAGCTGGTCGAGTGCAAGAGCCTGATGACCGACTACAAACAGCAGACGAACGAGCTGAAGGCGAAGGAGGAACAGTTGCAGAAGCAGCTCGAGGAGCAACGGCAAAAGAATGAT cagcaaaagctgaTCAACAGCAGCGCAGAGAAGGTGGACATCGGCAAGGTGGTGCTGGAGGAGCAGAACCGTACGAAGGACCTGCTcgtgcagctgctgcagccgATCGGTGTGGTGTCGGCGCTGCCCGTCGATGCCACCGACTTCCAGAGCTGGCTCGAGGCGACGGTCGGTTGCATCAAGGAGCAGTACGAGAAGCGAACGGCGCACCCCACCACTAATAGCAccgcaaacagcagcagtagtacgAACAGCAGCCACCCGGAGCAAAGCTCGGGCActgccaacagcagcagcagcagcagcagcaacagtgacAGCAGTAGGCTTAACAGTAGCAGCAATATAATCGCTAATAATAATCTTAATACCAGTAACAGCGTGAACAGTAGTTTACACGCAAATAGCAACGACGGTGGTGCGGTCGTGATTACGAACAAGAACGGTGCGAGCGGCGGCGACAGCGGATCCGACGACGATCAGCAGTCGATCGCACTGCGGTacgagcagctgcagcaaacCGTAGATCAGTATAAGTCTATCATAGCCGATACG GAAAACATGCTGAAAAACCTCGAAGCGAAGGTAACCGAGCAGGACAACCACTGGCGTACGGTGGTGCAAGCGAAGGATAAGGAGCTCAACCTGCTCAAGTCTGCCGGTGCTGTTGGACAGTaa